One Pseudonocardia abyssalis DNA segment encodes these proteins:
- a CDS encoding deaminase: protein MDDRRLLRRAVALAGRCPPSATFRVGALVVASDGTTLAQGWSGRHDPHDHAEESALADVAGDPRLAGATVYTSLEPCSTRASRPASCTRLILDAGIPRIVYAWREPALFVDCEGDELLRAAGREVVEIPDLARLVRAANTHLPGVAP from the coding sequence GTGGATGACCGGCGGCTGCTGCGCCGCGCCGTCGCGCTGGCCGGCCGCTGCCCGCCGTCGGCGACGTTCCGGGTGGGGGCGCTCGTCGTCGCCTCCGACGGGACGACGCTCGCGCAGGGCTGGTCGGGCCGCCACGACCCGCACGACCATGCCGAGGAGAGCGCGCTGGCCGACGTCGCGGGCGACCCCCGGCTCGCGGGCGCCACGGTCTACACGTCCCTGGAGCCGTGCAGCACCCGCGCGTCCCGCCCGGCGTCGTGTACCCGTCTGATCCTCGACGCCGGCATCCCGCGGATCGTCTACGCCTGGCGCGAGCCCGCGCTGTTCGTCGACTGCGAGGGCGACGAGCTGCTGCGCGCCGCCGGGCGCGAGGTCGTCGAGATCCCGGACCTGGCCCGGCTGGTCCGCGCGGCGAACACCCATCTCCCCGGTGTGGCGCCCTGA
- a CDS encoding RibD family protein, with product MRPYVVASVAVSLDGRIDDAGPDRLVLSGPDDLDRVDGVRAGVDAILVGAGTVRSDDPRLLVRSPERRAARVARGLAETPLRVVLSGGGPLDPAACVFTGPPTLVLTPGAGGVAAALEQLREHGVERLLVEGGATVHTAFLAADLVDELHVAVAPILVGGGPRFVHAGAFPPARWRLAGVDTVGDVAVLRLLRGPRG from the coding sequence GTGCGCCCGTACGTCGTCGCCTCGGTGGCCGTCTCCCTCGACGGCCGCATCGACGACGCCGGTCCGGACCGGCTCGTGCTCTCCGGGCCCGATGACCTCGACCGCGTCGACGGCGTGCGCGCCGGGGTCGACGCGATCCTCGTCGGGGCCGGGACCGTCCGGTCCGACGACCCGCGCCTGCTCGTGCGGTCCCCGGAACGGCGGGCCGCACGGGTCGCGCGTGGGCTTGCGGAGACCCCGTTGCGGGTCGTGCTGTCCGGCGGTGGCCCGCTCGACCCCGCCGCGTGCGTGTTCACCGGCCCCCCGACGCTGGTGCTGACGCCCGGGGCCGGTGGCGTCGCCGCGGCGCTGGAGCAGCTCCGCGAGCACGGTGTCGAACGGCTGTTGGTCGAGGGCGGGGCGACGGTCCACACCGCGTTCCTCGCCGCCGACCTCGTCGACGAGCTGCACGTCGCCGTCGCCCCGATCCTGGTCGGCGGCGGGCCGCGGTTCGTGCACGCCGGCGCGTTCCCGCCCGCGCGATGGCGGCTCGCGGGCGTCGACACCGTCGGGGACGTCGCGGTCCTGCGGCTGCTGCGGGGCCCCCGTGGATGA